A part of Jaculus jaculus isolate mJacJac1 chromosome 17, mJacJac1.mat.Y.cur, whole genome shotgun sequence genomic DNA contains:
- the LOC105944612 gene encoding transmembrane protein 262: MRWRDRLAVLFLPPGMMLTVTSLMLFFLHMGLFASDVHNFCVTHRFELMSFRFTVFLMFSQVISIFWAASGSLYAEMTDDKFFKCFALTILILNAAMFFNRLSLEFLSIYYREEKH; the protein is encoded by the exons ATGCGGTGGCGAGACCGCCTGGCCGTGCTGTTCCTGCCCCCGGGCATGATGCTCACGGTGACCTCGCTGATGCTCTTCTTCCTGCACATGGGCCTGTTCGCCAGCGACGTGCACAACTTCTGCGTCACGCACCGCTTTGAGCTCATGAGCTTCCGCTTCACGGTCTTCCTGATG TTCTCGCAGGTGATCAGCATCTTCTGGGCCGCCTCGGGGTCGCTGTACGCGGAGATGACGGACGACAAGTTTTTCAAATGCTTTGCCCTGACCATCCTGA TACTCAATGCTGCCATGTTCTTCAACCGCCTGTCCCTGGAGTTTCTCTCCATCTACTACCGGGAGGAGAAGCACTGA